The Hypomesus transpacificus isolate Combined female chromosome 12, fHypTra1, whole genome shotgun sequence genome segment ACTATTCAACCACCTATCTTCATAAATACAATATCTATACATAACTCAATTGTGCACACGGGCATCTGTCTCCCTAGGATGGTCACTGGTGCTATTGTGTTCACCCACTGAGCCTGAGGCCCATCGCTGACGAGAGGAAATGACATTTGACCCCGACAGGTCAGATATAGGAGTTCTTTATGAATTGTCCTTTCTCGCTCCTCCTCGACGCGTTAGACAAAGAAGACACTGATCTGCTGCTGCTTCTCGACCTTTCGGACCGCCCCGACCTGGACGACCGCCCAGGAGACGGCCGGGCGGACGCCGAGGAGATGGCCGAAACATCGGAGAGGGCGGACTTTGAAGACAACTCGGACACGGTGGAAACCTTGGTCTTGGAGGTGATCGCGGACACAGAGGACAGTGACTTTGCGTCCTCTGGAAGCGGAACAGGGACCCTGaccctggagaaggagagagaaacaagagtACACGGCCCTTTAATCGACCCGCTGCCATGGTGGTCCATGGATTTCAAGTGTATGTGTCGTGTGTATGGATTTCATAGCATGTCAATGTCTGTACTCACGGCTCATCGTCACAGAGCACCTTGCACACCGAGACCAGGTAGAACGTCCCCCCAGTGGACTGAAATGCTGACCCCACCCAGCCAAGAAACAGAGGAGTCCCCAGATCATACCTGTGTGAGAGATCGAGCCTGTGAGAGGCGggaaaaggggaaagagagaaacggGGAGACAAAAACAATGGAAATACCcaacagagcgagagagggggcaggttgTGTACTTACTGTAATCCATCCAGACCCGGGTTATAATATTCCCCAGAGACGTATATTGCGTAGACAGCATATCCAAACGTGGACAGAGTTCCTACAATGAAGCACAATGGAGTCAGCAACACCCCATCTCCCATGAAGAAGCAACAGCTTCCCACTGGCCAGTTGacacaccgagagagagagagagagagattaccaCTGGTGATGTGACAGAATCCTCCGAAGAAGATCTTCTTGTGCTTGGACTTGTCTTTGCCCCCGATGAAGGTGCACTCCATTCCGATGATGCTCACCACGAAGCCCAGCATTCCGACTACCAGAGCCGCCATCAGCAGCCCACGCACGATCTGGACATGGTCTGGGGTTCACAGCACAAAGCAAAACATGGCTTGGACTTAACACGAGAGCTCAGCGTCATGATTGAGAAACAGGGCCTAGTCTCCTAGGTGTGTTCCGACCACAAACAGCATTAGGGGGGTCATCCCAAAGTGCCGTACCCACCCTCCACCGACCAGAGCACAGGGAAGTCGTAGCAGTTGCTGACGGAGGTCGAATCTGTGAAACAGGACCTCCACAGACTGGACCAGTACCAGGCCACCTTTATGACGGAAGAGCCGCCCATGCCTCCGATGGAAGCGATCTTCCAGCCCTCCATCGCCATGGAGCATGCCACGAAGATCCAGCCCAGCACCGCCATCAGGAAGCCCCAAATCTGCATCACTCGGATCTTCATCCTAAAGTCTGCCTATCCGGTCTAGATGGAACCGGTTCTGATTTTTTTGGTGTCCGTCTCCTCTCACTCTGAATGCGATCTTTTCTCTGACAACCTTCCTCGGATCCTCTCTTTTAGTTGTCTTTCAGAcagttctctctgtgtctccagctaAACTGTCAGGTCTCTGACTGGGATGAAAACATGCTGATCTCAGGTAGTTTAACGAATAAGGCAGAGGAGGGCTACAGAGACGGTTTTTCTGTGACGTCACTTCCCTCATGCTTCTCCGGGGTTTGGACACGGGTGAGAGTCGGCTGGCGGTCAGGTTCCCAGAACCACCTGCAGAAGGTGTTGAGTTTGTGTTGCTTCAAAATGCTCACCTCAGCACAGCAGCTCAGATTGGCTCAGCTGTCATCTTCACCTATGTCCTATATTTTAATGTTTTGTGAGGGATAATAAAAACTATTAACACGATCATAGTTGTGTAAAGAGTAAAAAAGTATCATGGAATAAAGGTTTAGCGTGTACAAATAACCCTTGATATTTAATCAtcacttattttttttaattttttttatagtaAATATAGTTGCAGAAACTGTTTGAGCTTTAACCTTTCTGTTAATACAATATTTGCcggaaaaacacattttcagtgGTTAAAGAGGAACTCATTACATAACTTGCAGCATCAAAGTCTGTTGACATTGCCCCCGGCTGTGCCAGGTCATAGGGCCTGAGTGGATGTGTCCTAATTAAAACATGCGCTGAAGTAATGAGAGTTAAATCCATGGCTCTGGTGTTATTAGTTCCATGGGGAGTGATGGATTTTCTTGTGGTGAGTGAAGATGAGAAGGGTCGTCTTTGTTTGAAGTTTCCTCGGCTTACTGGCAAAGTTATTGGCAAAGTGGACCAAATAAGAACAGTGAAT includes the following:
- the cldn10e gene encoding claudin-10 isoform X2, translating into MKIRVMQIWGFLMAVLGWIFVACSMAMEGWKIASIGGMGGSSVIKVAWYWSSLWRSCFTDSTSVSNCYDFPVLWSVEDHVQIVRGLLMAALVVGMLGFVVSIIGMECTFIGGKDKSKHKKIFFGGFCHITSGTLSTFGYAVYAIYVSGEYYNPGLDGLQYDLGTPLFLGWVGSAFQSTGGTFYLVSVCKVLCDDEPVRVPVPLPEDAKSLSSVSAITSKTKVSTVSELSSKSALSDVSAISSASARPSPGRSSRSGRSERSRSSSRSVSSLSNASRRSEKGQFIKNSYI
- the cldn10e gene encoding claudin-10 isoform X1, encoding MKIRVMQIWGFLMAVLGWIFVACSMAMEGWKIASIGGMGGSSVIKVAWYWSSLWRSCFTDSTSVSNCYDFPVLWSVEDHVQIVRGLLMAALVVGMLGFVVSIIGMECTFIGGKDKSKHKKIFFGGFCHITSGNLSLSLSRCVNWPVGSCCFFMGDGVLLTPLCFIVGTLSTFGYAVYAIYVSGEYYNPGLDGLQYDLGTPLFLGWVGSAFQSTGGTFYLVSVCKVLCDDEPVRVPVPLPEDAKSLSSVSAITSKTKVSTVSELSSKSALSDVSAISSASARPSPGRSSRSGRSERSRSSSRSVSSLSNASRRSEKGQFIKNSYI